Within Bacteroidota bacterium, the genomic segment TCTCCACCAAGAAAAAGACGTGCAGCTTCAATTTGCACTTCTGTACTTGCTAAAAATCCCATAAACATATGAATGATGAAGAAAACCTCTGTAGCTATCAATATTAAGTCTATACGCCCAAAAGCTTTTTTCTCATTGTAGTCTTTCGACATCCACATGATTAATGCAGCTGCAGTTGAAAAACCAGAAACCATAAATAATGGACCCAAGATAGATGTATTCCAAAGTGGTCGTGCATTAAATGCACTCAATAATATACCCGTATAAATACCTAAAATCACTGCATAAAAAATCATGAGCCAAGCCATAACCTTGCGGTACTTATACAAAAATGCAATAAACGTATCTATCCACTTATATCGGTCTAATTTTTTGTAAGCAAATTCGATTAGTCCATTTGTTAGTTTGAATTTACCTTTCCACAAATCAAGTAAATCGCGGATATACATTAAGCACCACAATAAAGCAATTGGAGTCACAATCATTAAAGTCCAGGCTCCCCACGACATAGGTGATTGTAATCGAATAACTGTGTATAACTGCCAGAAGTAAAGCTTATGTTTTAAATCCAGTAAAAGCATAAGTAAACCAAGAACAATAAATATTGGTACCAGAAACATACTCCATTTCACAGCTGTTTGGTATTGTTTTTCTTTACCTTGAATTGTGTAAAGAGCAGCAAAAAACATGATGCCAGCTGCTAAGCCACCCAGAAATAGATACAAGGGTATTTGCCAATGCCAGATATGAAGTACTGGATCAATATTCAAATTCATCCGTCCACTTACTATAATTTCTTCTTTCATCTGTCTATAATTATTTTTAAAAGATCATATGAAACGCGAATCGATTTATTATCAACATACTTTTGTTCACGAACTCGCTTCATCATTCAATTTTGCACAATTAGATTAAATAAAACACTTGTGGTTTAGTACCTGCTTCGGGTGCCAATGTTTTGTATTTCCTGAGTTTCATAATTTTTGAAACTTCACTATTTGGATCTTCCAAATCTCCAAAATACATACATCTTGTCGGACAAACAGAAACACAAGCGGGTTGCTGTCCTTTCTTAACTCGATGATTACAGAAAGTACACTTATCAACATAACCTTTTGGATGAGAATAACGTGCATCATAAGGGCAGGAAGAAACGCATGCTCCACAACCTATACATTTATTATGTGTAACCAATACGCTACCACCATCGCTATAATGACTTGCACCAGTTGGGCAACAACGAACGCAAGGTGAGTTATCGCAATGGTTACACCGCTCTGATCTGATTTCCAATTCCAATTCAGGATATGTTCCATCAGTCACTTCCACAATCCAATCTCTACAATATCCTATTGGAACTTCATTTTCTGTTTGGCATGCTACCACACAGTCACTACATCCGACACACTTTTTGGTGTCAATTGCCATTGCATATCTCATGATACTACCTCCTTCTTAGGATCGTTAACCAAGAATGTTACAAAGTTGCCTCTCATACCTGTACCTCCCATAATTGGATCAACAATAACACGTGTAATTAATTCAGAGTCTGAAGCACCTTTTCCATGTGCTCTTGTCATTTTTTTATTGTTATGACCAAATCCATGAACCATATAAATAGAGTCCCAACGAATCCGTTCAGTTACCCGAACTTTTATTGGGAAAGTCGACACCACATCATCCTGGTTTTTCAACCAAATGTATTGATCGTTTTTCAAGCCCCATTCATTGGCAACTCTTGGATTAATCCAACAGCTGTTTTCATCCATTAAGTCTGTTAAGTTTTCATTATTTGCTGTTCTACCAAATGTATGCATAGGTGCACGTCCATAGATTAAACGATAGAAACCCTGAGGCGGTTCCATATGTTTGGTGTAATTGGGCAGTGGATCGTAACCTGCAGCAGCAAACTGGTTTGAGTAAAGTTCAATTTTCCCAGTTGGCGTATTAAATATCATTTCTGGCAAACCTTCTGTGAAAAATAAATCATCGTATTTACGATCATATTTTTTCACACCCAACTTCTTCATTTCTTCCAAGGAACTACCAGCTTCTTTTAATTGCCAATCCAATACTTCCTCTATAGACTCATATTTGAAATACTCCTCTAAACCGAGTTTCAGCCCTAGCTCTTTTGCAATCCACCAACCAGGTTTGGAATCATATTTAGGCGGGACAGCAGGCATTCTCAGAGCTAAATATGGGTCTCTGTGTTGAGAAGCTCTAACAAAATCGTATCTTTCTAAATAGGTACATTCTGGGAAGATGACATCAGCATAGCCTGTAAT encodes:
- the nrfD gene encoding polysulfide reductase NrfD; translated protein: MKEEIIVSGRMNLNIDPVLHIWHWQIPLYLFLGGLAAGIMFFAALYTIQGKEKQYQTAVKWSMFLVPIFIVLGLLMLLLDLKHKLYFWQLYTVIRLQSPMSWGAWTLMIVTPIALLWCLMYIRDLLDLWKGKFKLTNGLIEFAYKKLDRYKWIDTFIAFLYKYRKVMAWLMIFYAVILGIYTGILLSAFNARPLWNTSILGPLFMVSGFSTAAALIMWMSKDYNEKKAFGRIDLILIATEVFFIIHMFMGFLASTEVQIEAARLFLGGEFTAVFWVFVVGIGLVIPALLESLKLYGFKIPVFLPAFMILLGGLMFRFIMVEAGQVTRYLY
- a CDS encoding 4Fe-4S dicluster domain-containing protein; its protein translation is MMRYAMAIDTKKCVGCSDCVVACQTENEVPIGYCRDWIVEVTDGTYPELELEIRSERCNHCDNSPCVRCCPTGASHYSDGGSVLVTHNKCIGCGACVSSCPYDARYSHPKGYVDKCTFCNHRVKKGQQPACVSVCPTRCMYFGDLEDPNSEVSKIMKLRKYKTLAPEAGTKPQVFYLI